From Permianibacter aggregans, a single genomic window includes:
- a CDS encoding acyl-CoA thioesterase: MAGTRNDALIMRFMAQPTDVNFGGKVHGGTMMKWIDTVAYACASRWSGSYCVTAHIGDVNFYQPVLIGSLVELQARVVHTGRTSMHIAVKVASSDLRNVSESKAVHCLLIFVAVDASGVPVEVPSWTPETEEDKALERYAVDLMELRKQLQEKLGEFRF; encoded by the coding sequence ATGGCAGGCACTCGCAACGATGCGTTGATCATGCGCTTCATGGCGCAACCGACCGATGTCAATTTTGGCGGCAAGGTGCATGGCGGCACGATGATGAAATGGATCGACACCGTTGCCTATGCCTGTGCGTCGCGCTGGAGCGGTAGTTATTGCGTCACGGCGCATATTGGTGACGTGAATTTTTATCAGCCGGTGTTGATTGGCAGCCTCGTGGAGTTACAGGCCCGAGTGGTACACACCGGTCGCACCAGCATGCATATCGCCGTCAAGGTAGCGTCCAGTGATTTGCGCAACGTTTCGGAGAGCAAAGCCGTGCACTGCCTGCTGATTTTCGTTGCCGTCGATGCCAGCGGTGTACCGGTCGAGGTGCCAAGTTGGACGCCGGAAACTGAAGAAGACAAGGCACTCGAACGTTACGCCGTTGATCTGATGGAACTACGCAAGCAGTTGCAGGAAAAATTGGGCGAATTTCGTTTTTGA
- a CDS encoding alpha/beta hydrolase has product MSRLMSLLLLVLFVGCQPQTTATSEKSAASEPIGIGHSLQFSSSVLSQQRTLNIYLPASYHQQTQKYPLLVLLDGGLHEDFHHITGIAQWAALTGSYQEVIVVGIANIDRKHDLTSPSDNELDKKELPTHGGAAKFRTFISEELLPWLQQQYRISDRRLLLGESLAGLFTTETFLLQPEMFTDYIAISPSLWWNDMKLSLDAKRHLQNGDYANRRLWLAMADEGGDMRTGYQHLINALKAMPASTLHWQVTPFADEKHNTIYHPAATKAVRDLLALQGTGHPAAVTTAN; this is encoded by the coding sequence GCTTGTGCTTTTCGTCGGCTGCCAACCTCAGACCACAGCAACCAGCGAAAAATCCGCCGCAAGCGAACCTATCGGTATCGGTCACAGCCTTCAATTTTCTTCATCCGTACTGAGTCAACAACGCACACTGAACATTTACTTACCTGCCAGCTATCATCAGCAAACGCAAAAATATCCGTTACTGGTACTGCTTGATGGCGGCTTGCATGAGGATTTTCACCACATTACCGGCATTGCCCAATGGGCCGCGTTAACCGGCAGCTATCAGGAAGTGATTGTGGTGGGTATCGCCAACATTGATCGCAAACATGATCTGACTTCGCCATCGGATAACGAGCTCGACAAAAAGGAGTTGCCGACTCATGGCGGCGCAGCGAAATTCCGTACGTTCATCAGTGAGGAATTACTACCCTGGCTGCAACAGCAATACCGGATCAGCGATCGCCGTTTGCTACTTGGCGAGTCATTGGCCGGACTGTTCACTACCGAAACCTTTTTGCTGCAACCGGAGATGTTCACCGACTACATCGCGATCAGCCCCAGCCTGTGGTGGAATGACATGAAACTCAGTCTGGATGCCAAAAGGCATTTGCAGAACGGCGACTATGCCAATCGCCGGCTGTGGCTCGCGATGGCTGACGAAGGTGGTGATATGCGCACCGGCTATCAGCATTTGATCAATGCCTTGAAGGCCATGCCCGCAAGCACCTTGCATTGGCAGGTCACACCGTTCGCAGACGAAAAGCACAACACCATTTATCATCCTGCAGCCACCAAGGCAGTACGCGATTTGCTGGCGCTACAGGGAACCGGTCATCCGGCGGCAGTGACCACGGCAAATTGA